The following proteins are encoded in a genomic region of Necator americanus strain Aroian chromosome II, whole genome shotgun sequence:
- a CDS encoding hypothetical protein (NECATOR_CHRII.G4529.T2): MTERCRLKLLPLDDQGVPRYDDQTGEVMIPEDDFLLYKGICDKTMILLDNWIENRENAEHGLLKIAEELDRWELGSNISTTAGSIAGIAGGAAVIAGVLVMPPVAVAGLIVGGAAAASNLSTGILKMRNTKKNVVNAMKMLEYDKKLTENLANGIALIEETEASLLTKNYVGIEERLGSRPSRETLLSGVGIGAVSVAGGAARLLLKETAVIQSAALKGAVHAAAGIGIAIDALTAVLSIKGLVDGSHSEVAKKLRVAAEKLKESREEITRRMLMDYLTYISGVEVSGIRSFNQFFYQPTP, translated from the exons ATGACGGAACGATGTCGCCTTAAACTGCTGCCACTCGATGATCAGGGAGTTCCGCGATACGATGACCAGACGGGAGAAGTGATG ATACCagaagacgattttcttctttacaaaGGAATATGCGACAAAACGATGATTCTTCTGGACAACTGGATTGAGAACAGAGAAAATGCTGAACATGGATTGCTTAAGATAGCAGAAGAG CTTGACCGTTGGGAACTTGGCAGCAACATCTCTACAACAGCTGGCTCTATTGCTGGAATTGCTGGAGGCGCTGCGGTTATTGCTGGAGTCCTTGTTATGCCACCAGTTGCCGTGGCAG GATTGATTGTTGGTGGGGCCGCAGCAGCTTCAAACCTGTCCACTGGTATCCTTAAAATGCGCAACACCAAG aaaaatgtAGTAAATGCTATGAAAATGCTCGAATACGACAAAAAACTAACTGAAAATCTAGCAAATGGCATCGCCTTGATTGAAGAGACCGAAGCATCACTTTTGACG AAGAACTATGTGGGAATTGAAGAAAGACTCGGAAGTCGCCCAAGCCGTGAAACTCTGTTATCAGGAGTTGGTATTGGAGCCGTTTCGGTTGCGGGTGGAGCTGCTCGTCTCCTTCTCAAAGAGACG GCAGTTATCCAGTCGGCTGCTCTGAAGGGAGCTGTCCACGCAGCTGCAGGCATAGGAATCGCAATTGATGCGCTAACAGCTGTACTGAGCATAAAG GGATTAGTGGATGGTTCCCATTCGGAAGTGGCAAAAAAGCTGCGGGTCGCAGCTGAAAAACTGAAGGAGAGTCGCGAAGAAATCACGCGCCGCATGCTCATGGATTATTTGACATA CATTAGCGGTGTAGAG GTATCAGGTATCAGGTCATTCAATCAATTCTTTTATCAGCCCACTCCTTGA
- a CDS encoding hypothetical protein (NECATOR_CHRII.G4529.T1) → MTERCRLKLLPLDDQGVPRYDDQTGEVMIPEDDFLLYKGICDKTMILLDNWIENRENAEHGLLKIAEELDRWELGSNISTTAGSIAGIAGGAAVIAGVLVMPPVAVAGLIVGGAAAASNLSTGILKMRNTKKNVVNAMKMLEYDKKLTENLANGIALIEETEASLLTKNYVGIEERLGSRPSRETLLSGVGIGAVSVAGGAARLLLKETAVIQSAALKGAVHAAAGIGIAIDALTAVLSIKGLVDGSHSEVAKKLRVAAEKLKESREEITRRMLMDYLT, encoded by the exons ATGACGGAACGATGTCGCCTTAAACTGCTGCCACTCGATGATCAGGGAGTTCCGCGATACGATGACCAGACGGGAGAAGTGATG ATACCagaagacgattttcttctttacaaaGGAATATGCGACAAAACGATGATTCTTCTGGACAACTGGATTGAGAACAGAGAAAATGCTGAACATGGATTGCTTAAGATAGCAGAAGAG CTTGACCGTTGGGAACTTGGCAGCAACATCTCTACAACAGCTGGCTCTATTGCTGGAATTGCTGGAGGCGCTGCGGTTATTGCTGGAGTCCTTGTTATGCCACCAGTTGCCGTGGCAG GATTGATTGTTGGTGGGGCCGCAGCAGCTTCAAACCTGTCCACTGGTATCCTTAAAATGCGCAACACCAAG aaaaatgtAGTAAATGCTATGAAAATGCTCGAATACGACAAAAAACTAACTGAAAATCTAGCAAATGGCATCGCCTTGATTGAAGAGACCGAAGCATCACTTTTGACG AAGAACTATGTGGGAATTGAAGAAAGACTCGGAAGTCGCCCAAGCCGTGAAACTCTGTTATCAGGAGTTGGTATTGGAGCCGTTTCGGTTGCGGGTGGAGCTGCTCGTCTCCTTCTCAAAGAGACG GCAGTTATCCAGTCGGCTGCTCTGAAGGGAGCTGTCCACGCAGCTGCAGGCATAGGAATCGCAATTGATGCGCTAACAGCTGTACTGAGCATAAAG GGATTAGTGGATGGTTCCCATTCGGAAGTGGCAAAAAAGCTGCGGGTCGCAGCTGAAAAACTGAAGGAGAGTCGCGAAGAAATCACGCGCCGCATGCTCATGGATTATTTGACATAG